Sequence from the Penaeus vannamei isolate JL-2024 chromosome 16, ASM4276789v1, whole genome shotgun sequence genome:
acaataatgatcatgataaaaataataacagtaaaaactataatcctgatagcaataacaataacaataatgacaatagacagaataatattgataatagtaatgatagcaattataataataatgataataacgacaataataatgtcaataataatgattagcattattattattactattattttcatattcttacaataataatgataaaaattataataacaataatgataacaatggtaataacagcaataacaatgatgataataataatagtgataataagctaatcaccattatcatggtGGTAATatcaaacatgataatgataatgattataatgataatatcaataataataacagtaaaaacgcTATtcctaatgacaataacaataataaacagaacaataataacgttgataataataatgataatgagtataataataacaatgataacaataacaataacaatgataacaataacaataacaataataatgatgattataacagcaataatatcaataacaacaataatgatataaatgatgaaaaaaatgataatattaataataatcatcatcatcagcagcatcataatgataatgataatgacaataatagtaatcatcattatcataataataataataataatgataataataataataataataataataataacaatgataataataataataattgtaataataataacaataacaacaatgataatgaaaataaaatcaataatgataacatcaatatcaataatgataataacaggaaaaaaagaaaaataaatattttctcgTGCACTGGAAAGCTACGAGTAATTAAAGTAAAGGTAtcagaaaaacaaacatatatcacCTTTGATTTGCAATCTGACGCTAGAGTTGATAGCTTAGACTGGTAACTCAATTATATTCCGATTTTGTGACACACGATTGTTGGAATAATTTTTGTGACTGAGGAACTTGAAGGGCACTCACCTTTCCGTATTATTGGAACAAAGCGTGAAAGGGTAAATGACAATACACAGTAGTTTCAAATACATATAATGGGGAAAATCACAAGCAAAAAAGACGAAGGTAATACTGATATATTAAGATGCATGAGTGTGAACATTTCCGTACAGGGCCTGCTGCAATTGTCGTAATCAGCTCCAATATGTTCCCACGCACGCCATGCTCCTTGTTCAGTGTCAGGTCATTTCGATCCATcatcctgcatgtgtgtgtgtgtgtgtgtgtgtgtgtgtgtgtgtgtgtgtgtgtgtgtgtgtgtgtgtgtgtgtgtgtgtgtgtgtgtgtgtgtgtgtgtgtgtgtacatatgtataaaaaatatatatatatataatgtatatatatatatatatatatatatatatatatatatatatatatatatatatataaatatatatgcatatgtatatatgtgtgtgtgtgtgtgtctgtgtgtgtgtgtgtgtgtgtgtgtgtgtgtgtgtgtgtgtgtgtgtgtgtgtgtgtgtgtgtgtatatattatatatatatatattatatatatatatattatatatatatatatatatatatatatatatatatatatatatatatatatatatatatatatatatatatatatcacacacgtgtgtatctgtgtgtgtgtgtgtgtgtgtgtgtgtgtgtgtgtgtgtgtgtgtgtgtgtgtgtgtgtgtgtgtgtgtgtgtgtgtgtgtgttgtgtgtgtgtgtgtgtgtgtgtgtgtgtgtgtgtgtgtgtgtgtgtgtgtgtgtgtgtgtgtgtgtgtgtgtgtgtgtgtacatatgtatatatatataaaatatatatatatatatatatatatatatatatatatatatatatatatatatatatatatatatgtgtgtgtgtgtgtgtgtgtgtgtgtgtgtgtgtgtgtgtgtgtgtgtgtgtgtgtgtgtgtatgtgtgtgtgtgtgtgtgtgtgtgtgtgtgtgtgtgtgtgtgtgtgtgtgtgtgtgtgtgtgtgtgtgtgtgtgtgtacatgtatatatatatatataaaatatatacatatatatacatatgtatatatatatatttttgtgtgtgtgtgtgtgtgtgtgtgtgtgtgtgtgtatgtatgtatgtatgtgtgtgtatgtgtgtgtatgtgtgtgtatgtgtgtgtgtgtgtgtgtgtatgtgtgtgtgtgcgcgtgtgtacatatgtatatataaaatatatatatatatatatatatatatatatatatatatacatatgtatatatatgtgtgtgtgtgagtgtgtgtgtgtgtgtgtaagtgtgtgtgtgtgtgtgtgtgtgtgtgtgtgtgtgtgtgtgtgtgtgtgtgtgtgtgtgtgtgtgtgtgtgtatgtgtatgtgtgtgtgtgtgtgtgtgtgtgtgtgtgtgtgtgtgtgtgtgtgtgtgtgtgtgtgtgtgtgtgtgtgtgtgtgtgtgtatatatatatatatatatatatatatatatatatatatatatatatatatatatatttatatatatatatatatatatatctatatatatatatatatatatatatatatatatatatatatatatttatatatatatgtgtgtgtaagtgtaagtaagtgtaagtgtaagtgtaagtaagtgtaagtgtaagtaagtgtaagtgtaaatgtaagtgtaagtaagtgtaagcgtaagtaagtgtaagtgtaagtaagtgtaagtgtaagtgtaagtaagtgtaagtgtaagtgtaagtgtaagtaagtgtaaatgcaaatgcaaatacaaatgcaaatgtaaatgtatatatatatatatatatatatatatatatatatatatatatatataaatatatatatatatatatatatatttatatgtgtgtgtgtgtgtgtgtgtgtgtgtatatacatacacacatatgtatgtgtatgtatgtatgtatgtgtgtgtgtgtgtgtgtgtgtgtgtgtgtgtgtgtgtgtgtgtgtgtgtgtgtgtgtgtgtgtgtgtgtgtgtgtgtgtgtgtgtgtgtgtgtgtgatttacaaTTTGTTCAGCATAAATGCTGCACATGTCATACAACAGTATAATGGCTGATTATCTGTAACATTTTGATGTTTGGAATATCAAACTTACATTTTACAGctaatatacatttttgtgtCTTTCATTTGTCATCCTTTGGTATAAATGATAATGTGCCAGTAATGTCTATGAAGATTACAATTATTAAATTGTTTGATTAATGAGTTGGGAATATGTACCTTGCCCGCATACTTTTCCGAAAACACCTAGTGTAACTCCAGCATTACTTTAAAGACCTACAGCCTCCTACCTTCTTTATCCTTAGTTTACTTTCCAATCTGTTTCATCAAAAGTAATGGGTTATTGCTTAAAATTAAGTACAATATACTGAATAAGAGGCATAAAATCATAATCACTTTTGGCATCTGACCACTAACACCTTaagcaacaaagaaaaatattcatttatcttaaaTTTTCTGCAgcatcaacatctaaggtcattaatTGCATATTCAAAATATAGTGATAGGGTGAGGCTTGGGGCAAAGCCCTCGGGTAAGAATGTTCATTAGATCATAAGGCAATATTTATGAATTCTTCAAATGGTTAATGGTCAAAACAAATATGtgccagacatcaaaggtcatatatccTTATAATAAAGTATTGTGGTAAGACGGGAAAAACTGAATTAACAATTAgattaaaatatattaaatataggtTATACCAAACTGTAGGTTAGCATGGTAGTGGAAAGAGTCAAGAGGGAGGAGCAAACATAATACAAAGTCCACTCAGGACCAATGCAAAGCCAGTTTTTCATCCTTTTGGCATGGCCCTCACAACTTAGGAggaggacagaaggggatgaaaaagagaaggcaaaggaaaaggggagaagaaaagaacttaaaaaatcagttgaggcgagggctgatgTCCAAAtttaggggtgatcccctaccttAGGGCTATCTCCACCTCCCAAGCCTCCCCATCATAACAAGCAAGGGATTGGTGGGCAGAGAAAAATATTgaacatatctgtatatagaaatataaaataatgctTTTAAATCTCCATGGATTTCATGTCCTAGTCTGAAGATAAAATTCAAGATGTTTTATCTTAGTTATCTCGCAAGCTTCCAACAAACTTTGTGTATACtgctttttctatttcattaacAATCTATTGCTTTAGGTATTATCTTTCATGGTCATTAACTAAACATACTCAGATGTGATGAAATATTTGGAGGCTTTTACAGTATTTGTAAGTGCACTTTTGCTACATTACAGTGTCAACATTAGAAAATGACCAATGACCAATAATACTTGTAGTTTTGTGACACAAAATAATCATTCATATTTGAGTTCTACAGCCATATGTTAAATTATGTTGAAGCATATCACAAAATCTCTAGTATCTTTTACATGtactggagaagaaagaaaaagaaaaaggataagattTTGAAAAACAAGGTGCATATTTGGTTTATAATCAGACAGTATAGGATCTCCTTTGGTAAAATAATTTGAAAAGCTTTTTATGCTAAAACAATTGCATGGCACCAATGAACTTCACAGGCAATTGATGACATTTTCAATtgttagaataaaaaaatagagacaataaAAAAGGTTAGCTTGTACAGCtctcataaaaggaaaaaataagaaccaTTTTTTTATTGCTTCAAACAAATCACAATTTGCTTGATACAAATTTGGTATTGTGACATAGTTAAAATGAGTACTTGACaggtgaaaagaaaaacatatttttttctttttgcaataaaccaaataaagatttaaaaactgttaaacataacaacaaaatatatattccttttatatatatttaataaatacctTGCTACAAATATTAGACACATTATAACAATGGAAAGCATATCTTTGGAAAATTAACTGAGACTGACATATCTTACTTTAGGTAACAAGTTTTCCCTTACAAAACAGGGAGATTACATGGACGTTCATTGTGAACAAGTACCCTTTGCTAATAGAAAAGCAAAATAATGAAATGCTTCTagcttttacatattttttctatgtacTGCTATCTGGATACTTGTTTGTCTACTACCTATTATCTCTAAAATACTatttatgcattacatatatacatatacaaaataaaaacttgTGAAAAGACACACAGCATGTTGACATGTgtgatatttctatatatataagaatatatatacatacttatttataatgtatatataatatacacataaacacaatgtTCAGTCAATCAAGGCACCACAAATAAATCTTCGGacatatctctcctcctctctttccaatACTGTATCTGAGCATTAAGGAGATACATCTCcttcttgtgtttctctttctttctctcttcctcagctAGAAGTAGCTTCACCTTGAGGTCTAagtattccattttctttttatattctgatGACAACGCTTTCTCTTTTGTAATTTTTGCGGTTAGGGGACCATTGTTCAGTTCACTTGACTTTTTGCTGTACTTGAGCACCGTTTTCTTTGGAACTTTGCGTGACTGCTTGGCTTGGGATGGCTGTGGTTCACTCGCACTAGAATTTGCCGAACCTGGTCTTGAAAGGTTGTTTTCTACTATATGGGGAGACATCTCTCTGACTGCAGAAAATTCTAGCCTGGAGCCCTCCACTATGTCATTTGTTTGTAAATTGGCAGAAGGTGGCTTGGGCAGAATCCTTACAAATGTGGCAGGGGAGTTGTGATCTGAGAGATTGCTGTCACTTTCTACAATCACAGCATTTTCCAAACCCTCCACAATTGTACAGCCAGTTTTGTGAAAGACATCCTCCTGCATACTATTCTCGATCACATCTGGACTCTCGTCTGCGGAAGAAGTATTATTGCAACTTTCTTATTTTTGCTTGCACAAGTTTCTAAATCAAATATTTATCTAGTACTGGCtatacaatctaaaaaaaaattgaatcaaTTTAATCTAACACAAAAAATCTATCTCAGAAacatacattataataatatAGCTTTCTATTTTCAAGATGCAGGGTAAAAACAGCAAAGACAGAACTTTAACTGCAACTCAAGTAAAGCTAATAAGAAACTCAAGATAGACAAACCATGCACAGAAGGCAAAATGTATTCAGGTTCATCATCGCTCCCTAAATGAATTGGGTCATCATCCATTTCACTTGACGTATTCACATCCTGTGACTGGGTTAATCCAGCTCGGTTTTTGACTGCATTTGCAGCactggaaaagaaaagagtaaatgttttttttattaataatccaGGAATTTATAAATTAATATCTGAAGAGCAACTCCCCAAAaattataaaatacatacatagacatccaAACCTTATCCACTCAGATGAAcacaacatataatatataatatgttatatctttctttgttttcataaatggtaataataataataataaactttctCTATGCAGTAGTTTTTTCTCCCATACATTGTGCTTAATTTTATACGGAAGATAACACATCCAATTAAACGATGATcatgttgcccccccccccccacaggcagataaacaaacaaaaacaagataaactGAATAAAGCTGAACCGACTTGCATAGTCTGCCTGCTGGGATGGatgtcttttactttcttttacagCAGTGCTAGTggatgtcattatcatcttcattatcattatcataattttcttataaccattattggtggtggtagcagtactAGTTATAGTAATAACCAAATCAATATGAATCGTAGTATtaactaatatcataattaaaaatattcctccaaaaaaaagaaaaagaaaaaacagaaaacaaaatagtaataaaaataatattattattatcatcatgatcctgatggcaattatgatatgaaaatgatgattggtgatgatgatgatgattgatataaaaaaataat
This genomic interval carries:
- the LOC113815838 gene encoding myb/SANT-like DNA-binding domain-containing protein 3 codes for the protein MAPRRCFTDKDKALLSVLVKTNPILQSHAADATTAHKKAKKWREIAEIYNSNCKGQKRNVEQLRKCWKNMKFKEKQFSASAANAVKNRAGLTQSQDVNTSSEMDDDPIHLGSDDEPEYILPSVHDESPDVIENSMQEDVFHKTGCTIVEGLENAVIVESDSNLSDHNSPATFVRILPKPPSANLQTNDIVEGSRLEFSAVREMSPHIVENNLSRPGSANSSASEPQPSQAKQSRKVPKKTVLKYSKKSSELNNGPLTAKITKEKALSSEYKKKMEYLDLKVKLLLAEEERKKEKHKKEMYLLNAQIQYWKERRRDMSEDLFVVP